A genomic window from Sphingobacterium spiritivorum includes:
- a CDS encoding TolC family protein, whose translation MNRISKLLMVLLSIGILGSAHAQEELTLKEAIQYALQNKADAKKSKLDVINAENKISEVRSNALPQINLSAGLTYNPIIQKIALPDFTGQTGGTTLVEMGQKWQATPTVSLTQQIFNQSVFTGLKAANTTRAFYQVNHEMTEEQLIERVANSYYDVYQAKMQLETIESNLKSTRKTRDVIFGSYSNGLAKKIDLDRTDVAVNNLESSKLQKMNEIQLKENALKFVIGMDVNKDIQMPKSTFNIDLKIANLDTAQLDNRTEIKLLATQRELNVFNKKSIEAQYYPTLSLQASYGYAGFGQKFPLVNNNGVWANFASIGVNLSFPIFNGFSTRSKVRQAQIDIDKLDVDISDKKLSLMTDANNAQKQLKNSLLNINMQQANMELAKEVLSNVENNYKNGLATLTDLLDAEKAYAEAQNNHSTALLNYKVAEIQIIKSNGNLKSLINE comes from the coding sequence ATGAATAGAATAAGCAAATTGTTAATGGTCCTGCTGAGCATTGGAATCTTAGGTTCTGCACATGCTCAGGAAGAACTGACACTCAAAGAGGCCATACAGTATGCGCTTCAGAATAAAGCTGATGCTAAAAAATCAAAACTGGATGTAATCAATGCAGAAAATAAGATCAGCGAAGTGCGCTCCAATGCTTTACCTCAAATTAACCTGAGTGCAGGTTTGACCTACAATCCGATTATACAGAAAATTGCTCTTCCGGATTTTACAGGACAGACAGGCGGAACGACATTAGTCGAGATGGGACAGAAATGGCAGGCGACTCCAACTGTTTCACTGACTCAGCAGATCTTTAATCAATCGGTATTTACGGGTCTGAAAGCAGCAAATACTACAAGAGCTTTCTATCAGGTTAATCATGAAATGACGGAAGAGCAGTTGATCGAACGTGTAGCAAACAGTTACTACGATGTATATCAGGCAAAAATGCAACTGGAAACCATAGAGAGCAATCTCAAAAGTACCCGGAAAACACGTGATGTCATCTTTGGTTCATATTCAAACGGACTGGCTAAAAAAATAGATCTGGATCGTACAGATGTAGCTGTCAACAATCTGGAATCATCCAAATTGCAAAAGATGAATGAAATCCAGCTGAAAGAGAATGCACTGAAATTTGTAATTGGTATGGATGTCAATAAAGATATTCAGATGCCGAAAAGTACATTTAATATAGATCTTAAAATCGCTAATCTGGATACAGCTCAACTGGACAACAGAACGGAGATAAAATTGCTGGCTACACAAAGAGAACTGAATGTATTCAATAAAAAATCAATTGAAGCTCAGTATTATCCAACTTTATCTCTACAGGCAAGCTATGGATATGCCGGTTTCGGACAGAAATTTCCATTGGTTAACAACAATGGGGTATGGGCGAATTTTGCTTCCATCGGTGTGAATCTTTCCTTCCCGATATTCAACGGATTCTCGACACGCTCTAAAGTAAGACAGGCACAGATCGATATCGATAAGCTGGATGTGGATATTTCGGATAAAAAACTAAGTCTCATGACCGACGCGAATAATGCACAGAAGCAATTGAAAAACAGCCTTCTGAATATCAATATGCAACAGGCAAATATGGAACTTGCGAAAGAAGTGCTGTCTAATGTTGAGAATAACTATAAAAATGGTTTGGCTACATTAACAGATCTTTTAGATGCAGAAAAAGCATATGCTGAAGCTCAAAACAATCATTCTACAGCTTTGTTGAATTACAAAGTTGCTGAAATACAAATTATTAAATCAAACGGGAATTTAAAATCACTTATCAACGAATAA
- a CDS encoding efflux RND transporter periplasmic adaptor subunit: protein MKRTIITIVIIVAALAGIMFILNKNKEKNKAETEIVAQQNAAVAVRIDTVAVREMNAQYISNGTFMPFKEMRLSAETPGRVKTVLVDEGDFVTAGQVLATVVGDKLNVNTQNAQASYNTSKADYERYKNAFQTGGVTQQQLDQAKLKMESDLNNLKSAQLNASDATVRAGISGTINERKIEPGTYVSPGTEMFSLVNVGTLKLRVNVDEKNVVKLKVGQNIKITASVYPDKSFEGKITFIAPKADGSLNFPVEIEVKNNPNNELRAGMYGTAVFGADQLIPVLTVPRTAFVGSVSSNQIFVNENNKAVLKTITSGRNFGDYVEVLDGLSAGQIVITSGQINLLNNTPISIIK from the coding sequence ATGAAACGGACAATCATAACCATCGTAATTATAGTAGCAGCACTGGCTGGTATTATGTTTATTTTGAATAAGAATAAAGAAAAGAATAAAGCGGAAACTGAAATCGTAGCACAACAGAATGCAGCAGTAGCTGTGCGTATTGATACTGTTGCTGTTCGCGAAATGAATGCCCAGTATATTTCTAATGGTACATTTATGCCATTTAAAGAGATGAGATTATCTGCCGAAACACCGGGTAGAGTAAAAACTGTACTTGTTGATGAAGGTGATTTTGTGACCGCAGGACAAGTACTTGCAACTGTAGTAGGAGACAAGCTGAATGTGAATACACAGAATGCACAGGCCTCGTATAATACTTCTAAAGCAGATTACGAAAGATACAAAAATGCTTTTCAGACAGGAGGTGTGACACAGCAACAATTGGATCAGGCCAAATTAAAAATGGAAAGTGATCTGAATAACCTGAAAAGTGCGCAGCTGAATGCTTCTGATGCAACGGTAAGAGCAGGGATCAGCGGAACGATCAACGAACGTAAAATCGAACCGGGTACTTATGTATCTCCTGGTACAGAAATGTTTTCACTGGTGAATGTCGGTACGTTGAAACTAAGAGTGAATGTTGACGAGAAGAATGTTGTAAAGCTTAAAGTTGGTCAGAATATCAAAATCACTGCAAGTGTATATCCGGACAAATCTTTCGAAGGAAAGATTACCTTCATTGCTCCTAAGGCGGACGGAAGTCTTAATTTTCCTGTAGAGATCGAGGTAAAAAACAATCCTAATAATGAACTTCGTGCAGGTATGTACGGTACTGCAGTATTTGGTGCAGATCAGTTAATACCGGTACTCACTGTCCCTAGAACAGCATTTGTAGGTAGTGTAAGTTCCAATCAGATATTTGTCAATGAAAACAATAAAGCAGTCCTTAAGACAATCACTTCCGGACGCAATTTCGGTGACTATGTAGAAGTGCTGGACGGACTTTCTGCAGGTCAGATCGTGATTACAAGTGGACAAATCAACTTGCTGAACAATACGCCGATCAGCATTATTAAATAA